Below is a genomic region from Candidatus Lernaella stagnicola.
TTTGGCCGGAAATGCTGGCCGCCCTGCGCCGGCACGGCTGGTACAACTATTCGCTGTTTCTCCGCGACGACGGCTTAATGTTCGGGTATTTCGAAACGCCCGACAGTTTCGACGCCGCGCTCGCTGGCATGGCGGGGGAGGAGATCAACGCCACATGGCAGGCCTTCATGGCGCCGTACTTCGAGGCCCTCGACGGCTCGCAACCCGACGAGAGCATGATCGAATTGACAGAAGTCTTTCACCT
It encodes:
- a CDS encoding L-rhamnose mutarotase; this translates as MKRVGFLLKVKADKIDEYKQHHKKVWPEMLAALRRHGWYNYSLFLRDDGLMFGYFETPDSFDAALAGMAGEEINATWQAFMAPYFEALDGSQPDESMIELTEVFHLD